In Luteitalea sp., a single genomic region encodes these proteins:
- a CDS encoding CBS domain-containing protein: protein MTTTVRQMLEGKRDVCCVEPEDTVYDALRLMADRNIGAVLVLVAEKLKGILSERDYARKVILVGKTSKETRVSEIMTTDVVCVTPGWTADQCMALMTERRIRH, encoded by the coding sequence ATGACGACAACGGTTCGGCAGATGCTCGAAGGCAAGCGCGACGTTTGCTGCGTGGAGCCTGAAGACACGGTCTACGATGCCTTGCGCCTCATGGCCGATAGAAACATCGGCGCCGTCCTCGTGCTGGTGGCAGAGAAGCTCAAAGGCATTCTCTCCGAGCGCGACTACGCGCGTAAAGTGATCCTCGTCGGCAAGACATCGAAGGAGACGCGCGTCAGCGAGATCATGACGACGGATGTCGTCTGCGTGACACCAGGGTGGACCGCCGATCAGTGCATGGCGCTCATGACGGAACGGCGCATCCGTCAT